The genomic stretch ggtcctcggggttcatttgtaccatcgaacggatctccacgctttctccacgggtcggttttacgtagccaccttcgatgccccatgtaagctgttttcgaagagccatccttaccaagctgcaaaaacatcgtctcttccatgcaccgacacatgccttgtgtccatggcacacactggcacgaaatgtaaccgtatccgaggtagtccctgcaccgtcgtgatcaacgcggctctcaaaggaaatattcttccgcgacggcgtcccatgtatctaccccttcctccgcccacaacgtttcaagctcctcctttaatagttcgagatacatgttgatatcgtttcctggctgtgtcggcccttgaattagcatactcatccgtatgtacttcctcttcatgcacggccgggcgggaggttgtagatccatacaaacacgggccatgtgctatgtgtgctgctacggtttccgaacggattgaatccgtccgtgctcgcacccaacctgatgtttacgggatctgccccaaaacttccgaattcattgtctaatgctttccaacggcttgcatccgaagggtgcgtcgacgcttcgggtgctcaatccgctctttatcattcaacactgcctcctttctttctgcgtgccgagcgcatgagctttgcttccttgcggtccgcgtagaaccgttgaagccggggcgagcgggaagtaccacacaactttccgaggagctttcttcttccctttcttgtaccgttcagcttcacacacgggacatttggtcttgtccatgtgctccttgcgatacatgatacgatcgttgatgcgggcgtgatacttttcgtggggtaagtcgagagggcacgtgattctcttggcctcggctagactaccgggacacgtgttcccggcaggaaggagatctttcacgtattccaggatgtcgtcgacgcttgtgtccgtccatccgtgtttcgccttcatgcgcgcacatcgagagctactctcaagcgagactcccccaacccgcgacctgagtcgNNNNNNNNNNNNNNNNNNNNNNNNNNNNNNNNNNNNNNNNNNNNNNNNNNNNNNNNNNNNNNNNNNNNNNNNNNNNNNNNNNNNNNNNNNNNNNNNNNNNCACGATTCAGCAGGCAACACTCGCCCGTGACAAGTCACCACGGAGAATTCCGTAACACCGACAGCTGAGCCCAACGTGCAATCCTAGCCGCTCGATTAGAATCCCTCGGCTCAACAACCTCACGAGCGCAGAAGGATCCACCAAGCACCAGAATCCCGTAATTACCCCACAAAATGCTCAGTAATCATCGCAAAACGTCCAATCAGCCTCGAGGGTACAGCAGTAATTTCCAACCGGCAAGGGATAGGGACTCGCTCGCGGCACTAGTAGTAGTACAGAAAgagtgcggctagggtttcttcgtCTTCTCGCACACACTCCTCTCTCCCCACCTGCTCGGTctccctccgcccgccgccgccgccagccgccgctgCCGAACCCGTACGCCGCCACCTCGGGTAGAGCGATGGGGATGCAGCAGTCCGGCAGGAGAGATTTGTAGCGACAAGGGTCAGTTCCCCAGTCCCCCACACCACACCGCAACCGAGCGAGCGCAGCGTGACCTGACCTTTCGCCGTCATCCATGGCGACCACCCTCAACCCTTTTGACCTcctcggcgacgacgagggcgaggACCCCGCGCAGCTGCTGGCCAAGGCGGCCGCTTTGGCGCAGAAGGCCGAGGCCAAGAAGtcggcgccggccgccgccgccgccgggaagcCGGCCGCCAAGCTGCCCACCAAGCCGGCCCCACCTGCGCAGGCTGGTAAGTCGAGGTTTCAGGTTTATTTGCGGGTTGCGAGTATGCCGGATCTGGGGTTTAGGGTGTATATATGGGGGAACGGGTATTCCCCCGGAATGATTTACCTTCCGGCGACTGCTATATAATTATCCAGTGACTAGTATCTGAAACGGAGCAAAAAAACATGGTTGTAAAATTGGGGAATTTTGATCCAATTTTAGACATTTCTGCCATGGTATAGTACTACTAGTACTATTTTTTAGGGTTTAGCTCCTGATGCTATGAATGTTTCAGTCCAGGAGTCTCGAGGTGGTTCACGCGGAGGATTCAGGCAAGGCGACCGTGGCTACGGCAGAGGTGGCCGAGGAGGGTATGGCCAGAACCGCGAATTTGGCAGTGAAGATACGAATGGCTACAGGGGAGGAGGATATGGTGCTAGAACTGgaggcgaggaaggcggagagAGGGGCCCTCGTCCACCCTACCAGGGAGCCCGCCGAGGTGGGTATAGGGAAGGCGAGTTTGGTGATGATTCCGAGAGGCCGCCTCGAAGGAACTATGAGCGCCACAGCGGCACAGGCCGTGGGTATGAGATGAAGCGTGACGGTGCTGGCCGTGGGAACTGGGGAACTGCCTCTGATGAACTTGCCCAGTGAGTTGTCTTCTCTACTGAGCTATCCTGTAGGCTATTTTTATGCAGAGTGGTGAAACGAGAGCTAACCTGTGTGTTGATCTGGTGACCAGGGAAACTGAGGCCCTCAAGCTGGATGAGAAGGCACCTGTTGCTGAGAAGCTTGGTGCGCAGGAGGATGCACCACAGGCAGAGGAGAACAAGGTCAGCAAAGATGCTACTGCAAATGTGGaggaggaaaaggaagaagaagacaaggtAAACTTTATGCTGTACTTCTGTATGCTGTAGTGCACAATGAATGGTTGTTTGtgagcaactttttttttttgttctgagGCAATGTAACATGCACCTACAGTTCTCTTGCAACTTGGTAAGAAGTGTGGATTTCTGTTTGCAACTTTCAATCTCAGGGCAAAATAGTACTCCGTAATCAGTTTAATATTTTGCTTCATTATTTCTTTTTTCGTCTTGAATATTATCCATTTATAGTTACGTTGTTATTGGGTGATTAGCTATTCATATACGTTATCTAAATATTTTGGTAGCTGGGAATGTTCATTTTAGTAGTCTTGTTGTTTACTTAGAACCAATCAATTTGGCAATGTTTCTCTTTAAATATTCTACTAGTGCAACCACAACAGCACTTGTATCCAGTTGATTTGTTTGTAATCACAACAGCCTCGATGTTGCCATTTGCTTTATGACTCGCATTTTGTATGTACTTACAGTCAGGACTCGCACaaaaatgagaataataattttccTGAAGCTTTTGCTCTGCCCTCCTTTCTGATTATGTACAATATCTATGTTGGGAGGGTTCACTGATTTCTGTACCTTGCTTTTGATTCATAGAGGACTATAGATAATTACTGGTAGTTACAAGCTTGTCTATTTGGTCATGATATGCAATACCACCCTCCTAAATAAATATAGAGGTTCCATTTTGTCATAGAGGACTATAGATTATATATGGTTGGTTCCATTTTTTGTCATAGAGTACTATAGATTATATATGGTTGGTTCCATTTTTGTTCTTGATGATGGCTGTGTGACTATGACTCACACTATCTCTTGCCAGCTTCATGCTATCTATGTTTACAATGTATTTTATCATTTGCTTGTTGTTTTATTGTATCATGTATCTGtggctatctatctatatgtgttGCAATAATTTAAATGAAATATTCGGTGACCTTAGGAGATGACTCTTGAGGAATTTGAGAAAGTAATGGAGGAGAAGCGGAAAGCACTTCTTGCTTTGAAGAGGTCTGAGGAGAGGAAAGTTGAAATTGATAAGGATCTGCAGGCTATGCAACTGCTTTGCACTAAGAAGGGAAATGATGAAGTTTTCATCAAACTGGTATGTTATCCCATTATTATGCCTTGTTCCCCATGTTTCTTTAACTCGCTAGAGATGTGTGGTTGatctttctctttctttctgTATTCCGTAGGGTGCTGATAAGGATGctttgaagaagaaagaaaatGCTGAACGCGAGGAGCGTGCCAAGAAGGTCAGGCATTACATCTATTGCTATATTTTCAAGTACTATTTCCCCTTAAGTTGCTGCAATACTAACAGAAATGTTATGATTCTGGTGTTATCATTACCACTTGGGCTTATTTTTGGTATTTCTGAATGCGGTGGTACTAAAAAGAGTGTGAACAAACACTTAGTTTTATGATGCTTGATTTAGGCCTTTCTTGACAAGCATAGTTGCACTTATTCGCCTAATTTGGTTTAGTTGGCCTCTGCTATTGATAAAACACCAATTTACATTCTTGCTTGGTGTGCCCAATTTATATCAACTAATTCATCTCCACTAATACACAACGATTACTAATCTGGGCCTTTTTTCTGTTGCTTTTAGTCTGTGAGCATCAATGAGTTCCTGAAACCTGCTGAGGGAGAAAGGTACTATGGCGGCCGAGGACGCGGCGGCAGGGGGCGTGGTGACCGTGGAGGCTTCcgaggtggatttggtgggggctaTCATGGCCCGCCGGCCGCTCCAGCTATTCAAGACCAGAACCAGTTCCCAACTCTTGGTGGGAAGTGAAATCTCATGTTATCTTGTCGTTTTTGCTGCCAACCTTAAATTTTGTTGGTTACCTTATGTTTTTGTTCGACTTCTATTAAAACAAATaattgtgtttgtgtgtgtggaTCATTCACCCCTGCGTCAGTCGACTTTGTAAATCCAGAGTTGTTTGTCACTCGTCAGAGTTTTGTAGGCTGTTTTGTCCCCCTCACCAATTCGTACATGTTGCAGCCTTGTCAATGTGATACGACGATCCAGCAGATATGCTGGTTATTTGAAAGCTATATATAGAGGATGAAGTGTCTGTAGTACGAACATAGTTTTACTACACTGTAGATATCGTTGAACCTCTTCGATTATCGTTCCGTTTTAAGATCGATACACCAGTTTGGCAATTAGCAATTTTCATTCATAAATGTTGCATCCTCTGTTTTTGTTGTGGTATGATTATGTGGATCTGGATGCTGTTAATTTGTAGGTGTCATATATCATTAGGACGCATCAAACACACGGAGGAACAGGAACCTGGATGAGAAGGTACTCCATTCAACATTTCACAAACCACGAAAAGCTCATTGAATTTTGCTGTACTTAATTAATCAAGTAGGTGTTCAATTAATAAATATTTCGGAGAAAGATCAACTAGCTTTGACTTCAAGGCTCTATTGAGATGAAAAATATGCCAGTGATTACAAACACAATCGTTAACTAAGGATCCATAGTCTGGCTGAATGACAATTACAATATACAAAATCCATCGGTCTAAGTAGAATCAGAAACCACCTCTGGCTCTATAGCCTGCCGTTTTTGTTCTGCACAAGCTCACAAGAATACACATAGTTGTAGTATGGCGGTATGACGGATCTCCAGGACAAAACCTCAAATTTTCCCCGTTGCATAGGGCTCCAGGCCCCGGAGAGAAGATCCACAATTGTTATTCTCGGAACTTCGCTGTGAGCAGCTGGCCCTTTTTGGTGGCTATGATGTATTAGAAATAGCTTACCATCCTCGTAACCTTGCTGTGTTTCAGCAATGCCCCAACCGTACCGGGACATACGATCCTCATGATATTCACCAAGCACAAAGTTGTTCTTCTGTCTGAATTCCCTAGCCTGTCTAAGAACCCTGCACCAGAACCGAACACTAGTATTTGCTCTAAGTAAGGTGGCAGTAACATATGCGAATATGAAAGATCCACACGTCTCGACAGCTAGCTCCATGGCAATGGATGTTAACTTCGGGTGCTCCTCTGGatccgtgcttccaaacacaagcATCTTGAAGAAATACCAGAAAGCTTCTTTAGACAAACAACTTAGCTTGATGGCTTTTGTCGTTCCAACACTGGCCATCTTTTCTGAACGGCTAGTGATTATGATTTTGCTTCCATTTGCCATGTATCTTTCAGAAGTCTGCAACAACCTCTTCCACGCCCCTTCGTCCACGTCCCCTAAGAGCTCAATCACAAGCAACGACCTttcttcattggaggcactattcTGATGCTTGATCACACAATGATCTCTAAAAGTTGTTGGAATTTCATCCTTTAGATCATTTTCTCTATAGCGTAAGATCAAGGAGAAGTGATTGCGCACACGCTCATCATCACAAACATGTTCCACAAGTGTGCTCTTCCCAATAAGTCCAGGACCAACAATTGGTAGGACACCCAAATTTCCACCACTTGGAGGCTCAGGTTGTAGCAAGAAACCGATGGCTTGTTCCCTCTCCATTTGTCGGCCGAACATAAATTTGTCTAAAATTAAATATGAGCCATAAGGTTGGCGATACATGCGAGGGTAGCTCATCAGAAATATAGCGAACTCCTTCAAATCAGCAACCATGCTTTCTAGGACAAGAATAAACTGTTTCAACTCCTTACTGCTGCCTCTACCAACTACCATGCTATAATTTTGAGTGTAGCTAGATAACCGGCGAAATCTCTTAGCTGGATTAAATTTGGATTGGGCAAACAAGGAGCCACTCACCTCCTCATCATCTGTCTTCTGTGTGGACTTGAAGGAGTCTGTCTTCTTCTGTGTGGACTTGAAGGAGTCGAGAAGGTAGTACCCTCTGAACAATTGTATTATCATCATGCTAACCTGATGGATCATCCCTCGGTTTCTGATGCACCGCCCCTCAGCCTCCTCGATGATTGCCGATATCCTCAGAAGCAGTTGGTGCAGCCTCTGAAGGTCCTCCTCGGTGGTTGTCTGCTCCTTGGCTGTCATCTGTTCGCGGCACTTCTCGATCACCACAGATATAGTTCTGCTGACAATTTCACCAATTACTGCAGAAACGAGGACCTCCATTGTAAAGCATGAAGGAACAAGAACCCCTCCAGGCTTATCACTAGCTAAATGGTGCTCTGAACTTGAAGGGAATAGATAGTTTCTGACATTGAATGCACATGGAAAGCTAAGAAGACAATTGTGCTACACGTTTCAGAAAATGGCGATTCTCCCATCCTTTGTTGACTCACACAACGAATGTGACATAATGTTTGTGTCCAAAGAAAAATActcataattttttttgtttagagGTCATCATGGTGGAAACGTGATGCTGGTTTCCCACCGTTGGAATCAGCAGCCAACCCCATCACATTTTCCTTCGGT from Lolium rigidum isolate FL_2022 chromosome 4, APGP_CSIRO_Lrig_0.1, whole genome shotgun sequence encodes the following:
- the LOC124707259 gene encoding RGG repeats nuclear RNA binding protein A-like — its product is MATTLNPFDLLGDDEGEDPAQLLAKAAALAQKAEAKKSAPAAAAAGKPAAKLPTKPAPPAQAVQESRGGSRGGFRQGDRGYGRGGRGGYGQNREFGSEDTNGYRGGGYGARTGGEEGGERGPRPPYQGARRGGYREGEFGDDSERPPRRNYERHSGTGRGYEMKRDGAGRGNWGTASDELAQETEALKLDEKAPVAEKLGAQEDAPQAEENKVSKDATANVEEEKEEEDKEMTLEEFEKVMEEKRKALLALKRSEERKVEIDKDLQAMQLLCTKKGNDEVFIKLGADKDALKKKENAEREERAKKSVSINEFLKPAEGERYYGGRGRGGRGRGDRGGFRGGFGGGYHGPPAAPAIQDQNQFPTLGGK
- the LOC124648405 gene encoding disease resistance protein RGA2-like; its protein translation is MEVLVSAVIGEIVSRTISVVIEKCREQMTAKEQTTTEEDLQRLHQLLLRISAIIEEAEGRCIRNRGMIHQVSMMIIQLFRGYYLLDSFKSTQKKTDSFKSTQKTDDEEVSGSLFAQSKFNPAKRFRRLSSYTQNYSMVVGRGSSKELKQFILVLESMVADLKEFAIFLMSYPRMYRQPYGSYLILDKFMFGRQMEREQAIGFLLQPEPPSGGNLGVLPIVGPGLIGKSTLVEHVCDDERVRNHFSLILRYRENDLKDEIPTTFRDHCVIKHQNSASNEERSLLVIELLGDVDEGAWKRLLQTSERYMANGSKIIITSRSEKMASVGTTKAIKLSCLSKEAFWYFFKMLVFGSTDPEEHPKLTSIAMELAVETCGSFIFAYVTATLLRANTSVRFWCRVLRQAREFRQKNNFVLGEYHEDRMSRYGWGIAETQQGYEDGKLFLIHHSHQKGPAAHSEVPRITIVDLLSGAWSPMQRGKFEVLSWRSVIPPYYNYVYSCELVQNKNGRL